In Nitrospira lenta, one genomic interval encodes:
- a CDS encoding bifunctional folylpolyglutamate synthase/dihydrofolate synthase, with protein sequence MTYSSAIEYLYGLQKHGIKLGLETMRTLLGRLGHPERRFRSLHIGGTNGKGSTAAMTAAMLQAAGYRVGLYTSPHLVDFRERIRVNQTMIAEAQVAELTAQLQASVPSGLTPTFFELTTAMAFLHFAESGVDVAVLEVGMGGRFDATNVVEPVACAITTIALDHQEYLGTTEDAIAFEKAGIIKPGIPVVVGRIDGPAWEVIRRTAMDREAPLTRLGTDFYAASAGLGAVSYRGRSREFDGLTSALAGRHQLDNAACALALLDAAEGRGISVDEAAVRRGLASVLWEGRLEVVERGPVLLLDGAHNPAAAHVLAEYLTEWCASRPESRLILVLGMMRDKDHARFVEPFYRLISEAILTQVDMARSASVEELRETVGFRFSPCHVAPSTADALALAKARATVQDLICVTGSLMLVGEVKALVRGCGLSPLRG encoded by the coding sequence ATGACCTATTCATCCGCCATCGAGTATCTCTACGGACTCCAGAAACATGGAATCAAGCTGGGGCTTGAGACCATGCGGACGCTCTTGGGCCGGCTGGGCCATCCCGAGCGCCGGTTCCGGAGTCTGCATATCGGCGGCACCAACGGCAAAGGGTCGACGGCGGCCATGACGGCGGCCATGCTGCAGGCGGCCGGTTATCGGGTGGGGTTATACACGTCTCCGCATCTCGTCGATTTTCGCGAGCGGATCCGTGTCAATCAGACCATGATCGCTGAAGCGCAGGTGGCGGAGCTCACTGCACAGCTTCAGGCGAGCGTGCCATCCGGCCTGACCCCGACGTTCTTTGAGCTGACGACGGCGATGGCGTTTCTCCATTTTGCCGAGTCCGGAGTCGATGTGGCGGTCTTGGAAGTTGGGATGGGCGGCCGGTTCGACGCAACGAATGTGGTGGAGCCAGTGGCTTGTGCGATTACCACGATTGCGCTGGACCATCAGGAATATCTTGGCACGACGGAAGACGCTATCGCATTTGAAAAGGCCGGGATTATTAAGCCGGGCATCCCGGTCGTCGTGGGTCGCATCGACGGGCCGGCGTGGGAAGTGATTCGTCGGACGGCGATGGATCGCGAGGCGCCACTCACGCGACTGGGGACCGATTTTTATGCAGCCAGTGCTGGGCTGGGAGCCGTGTCGTATCGCGGACGATCCAGGGAGTTCGACGGATTGACCAGTGCGCTTGCCGGACGCCATCAGCTGGATAATGCTGCCTGTGCTCTGGCATTGCTCGACGCGGCCGAAGGGCGTGGGATATCGGTTGATGAGGCGGCGGTGCGCCGGGGGCTGGCGTCGGTGCTCTGGGAAGGGCGATTGGAAGTGGTGGAGCGAGGTCCGGTTCTGTTGCTCGACGGAGCCCACAATCCGGCCGCAGCCCATGTGTTGGCCGAATATTTGACGGAGTGGTGCGCATCGCGACCGGAGTCTCGGTTGATTCTTGTCTTGGGCATGATGCGTGACAAAGATCACGCGCGCTTTGTCGAGCCGTTCTACCGGCTGATCTCTGAAGCGATATTGACGCAGGTGGATATGGCCCGTTCGGCGTCTGTGGAGGAACTGCGAGAGACGGTTGGATTCCGGTTCTCTCCGTGTCACGTCGCTCCGTCCACGGCGGATGCGCTGGCGCTGGCAAAAGCCCGGGCGACCGTGCAGGATCTGATCTGTGTCACCGGATCGCTCATGCTGGTGGGCGAAGTGAAAGCGTTGGTCCGCGGCTGTGGCTTGTCTCCGCTCAGGGGTTAG
- the accD gene encoding acetyl-CoA carboxylase, carboxyltransferase subunit beta, with protein MAWFKKQKTTGSEVPPRSKGAEGMWLKCNHCREIVYRKEVDRNNKVCPKCDYHFPISVMERIALLVDLGTFKEWDAELEAKDPLNFHDTKSYRDRVKAQQEKTGRKDALMIGEGLVDGQPVVFCVFDFSFMGGSMGSVVGEKFCRAVDRALEKKRPVVLVTASGGARMQEGILSLMQMAKTSTAVAKLGESKLPFISILADPTFGGVTASIAMLGDVIIAEPKALIGFAGPRVIEQTIKQQLPDQFQRAEFLLEHGMIDMIVERKQLKETLGTLVAHF; from the coding sequence ATGGCCTGGTTTAAAAAGCAGAAAACGACCGGCTCCGAAGTGCCGCCGCGATCCAAAGGCGCTGAAGGGATGTGGCTCAAGTGCAACCACTGCCGGGAAATCGTCTATCGCAAGGAAGTCGATCGGAACAACAAGGTGTGCCCGAAGTGCGATTATCATTTTCCCATCTCCGTGATGGAGCGGATCGCGTTGCTCGTCGATCTTGGCACGTTTAAGGAGTGGGATGCGGAGTTGGAAGCCAAGGATCCCCTCAATTTTCACGACACGAAGTCCTATCGAGATCGGGTCAAGGCGCAGCAGGAAAAAACCGGACGCAAGGATGCCTTAATGATCGGCGAAGGATTGGTCGATGGACAGCCGGTCGTTTTCTGTGTGTTCGACTTCAGCTTTATGGGCGGCAGCATGGGATCGGTCGTCGGGGAAAAGTTTTGCCGGGCAGTCGATCGCGCACTGGAGAAGAAGCGTCCCGTGGTCTTGGTGACCGCGTCGGGCGGCGCGCGCATGCAGGAGGGCATTCTCTCGTTGATGCAAATGGCGAAAACGTCGACGGCCGTGGCGAAGCTGGGTGAATCCAAGCTGCCGTTTATCTCCATCTTGGCTGATCCGACCTTCGGGGGAGTGACGGCGAGCATTGCGATGCTGGGCGATGTGATTATTGCGGAACCGAAGGCCTTGATCGGGTTTGCCGGCCCCCGTGTGATCGAGCAGACGATCAAGCAGCAGTTGCCCGATCAGTTTCAGCGGGCGGAGTTTCTCCTTGAGCATGGGATGATCGATATGATCGTCGAGCGGAAACAGTTAAAAGAAACCCTCGGCACTCTCGTTGCTCATTTCTAG